A stretch of the Streptococcus suis genome encodes the following:
- the rpoB gene encoding DNA-directed RNA polymerase subunit beta: MAGHEVQYGKHRTRRSFSRIKEVLDLPNLIEIQTDSFQDFLDYGLKEVFEDVLPVSNFTDTMELEFVGYELKEPKYTLEEARAHDANYSAPIYVTFRLVNKETGEIKTQEVFFGEFPIMTEMGTFIINGAERIIVSQLVRSPGVYFNDKVDKNGKVGYGSTVIPNRGAWLELETDSKDIAYTRIDRTRKIPFTTLVRALGFSGDDEIFDIFGDSELVRNTIEKDIHKNPADSRTDEALKEIYERLRPGEPKTAESSRSLLTARFFDPRRYDLAPVGRYKINKKLNLRTRLLNQTLAEHVINGETGEIVLEAGTVLSRDVLEKVEAQFDELNLVEYIPNDNAVLLEPVLLQKFKIVAPKDPERVVTVIGNANPAEKVRTVTPADILAEMSYFLNLAEGLGRVDDIDHLGNRRIRAVGELLANQVRIGLTRMERNLRERMSVQDNEVLTPQQIINIRPVTAAIKEFFGSSQLSQFMDQHNPLSELSHKRRLSALGPGGLTRDRAGYEVRDVHYTHYGRMCPIETPEGPNIGLINNLSSYGHLNKYGFIQTPYRKIDRATGTVTNEIVWLTADEEDAYIVAQSTSALDENNRFVDKIVMGRHQGNNQEFPADSADFMDVSPKQVVAVATACIPFLENDDSNRALMGANMQRQAVPLIDPKAPFVGTGMEYQAAHDSGAAIIAQHDGKVVFADADKVEVRREDGSLDVYHISKFRRSNSGTAYNQRTLVKLGDIVEKGDFIADGPSMENGEMALGQNPIVAYMTWEGYNFEDAVIMSERLVKDDVFTSVHLEEYESETRDTKLGPEEITREIPNVGEDALRNLDEMGIIRIGAEVKEGDILVGKVTPKGEKDLSAEERLLHAIFGDKSREVRDTSLRVPHGADGVVRDVKIFTRANGDELQSGVNMLVRVYIAQKRKIKVGDKMAGRHGNKGVVSRIVPVEDMPYLPDGTPVDIMLNPLGVPSRMNIGQVMELHLGMAARNLGIHIATPVFDGASSEDLWSTVKEAGMDSDAKTILYDGRTGEPFDNRVSVGVMYMIKLHHMVDDKLHARSVGPYSLVTQQPLGGKAQFGGQRFGEMEVWALEAYGASNVLQEILTYKSDDVTGRLKAYEAITKGKPIPKPGVPESFRVLVKELQSLGLDMRVLDEDNNEVELRDLDEGEDDDIIHVDDLEKARAKAAADAAAAFAAEEAEGKE; the protein is encoded by the coding sequence TTGGCAGGACATGAAGTTCAGTACGGTAAGCACCGTACCCGTCGTAGTTTTTCAAGAATCAAGGAAGTTCTTGATTTACCAAATTTGATTGAAATCCAAACGGACTCTTTCCAAGACTTTTTAGATTATGGTTTGAAAGAAGTCTTTGAAGATGTACTTCCAGTTTCAAACTTTACGGATACCATGGAATTGGAATTCGTTGGTTATGAATTGAAAGAACCTAAATACACATTGGAAGAAGCGCGTGCGCATGATGCGAACTACTCAGCTCCAATTTATGTGACTTTCCGTCTGGTGAATAAAGAAACTGGCGAGATCAAGACACAAGAAGTCTTCTTCGGTGAGTTTCCAATCATGACTGAAATGGGTACCTTCATCATCAACGGTGCAGAGCGTATCATCGTTTCTCAGTTGGTTCGTTCACCAGGTGTCTACTTCAATGATAAAGTAGATAAGAATGGTAAAGTAGGTTATGGATCAACGGTTATTCCTAACCGTGGAGCTTGGTTGGAATTAGAAACAGACTCAAAAGACATTGCCTACACTCGTATTGACCGTACGCGTAAGATTCCATTCACAACGCTTGTTCGTGCGCTTGGTTTCTCAGGTGATGATGAAATCTTTGATATCTTTGGTGATAGCGAATTGGTTCGCAATACCATTGAAAAAGATATTCATAAAAACCCAGCAGATTCTCGTACAGATGAAGCGCTTAAGGAAATCTATGAGCGCCTTCGTCCAGGTGAACCAAAGACAGCTGAAAGCTCTCGTAGTCTTTTGACAGCTCGTTTCTTTGACCCACGTCGTTACGACTTGGCACCTGTTGGTCGTTACAAGATTAATAAAAAACTCAACCTCCGTACTCGTTTGCTCAACCAAACACTTGCTGAGCATGTGATTAACGGTGAGACAGGCGAAATTGTCTTGGAAGCTGGTACTGTATTGAGTCGTGATGTGCTTGAAAAAGTAGAAGCACAATTCGATGAGCTCAACTTGGTAGAGTATATTCCAAATGACAACGCTGTTCTTCTTGAGCCAGTTCTTTTGCAGAAATTCAAGATTGTAGCTCCTAAGGATCCAGAACGTGTTGTGACGGTGATTGGTAATGCTAATCCAGCAGAAAAAGTACGTACAGTAACACCTGCGGACATCTTGGCTGAAATGAGCTACTTCCTCAACTTGGCTGAGGGTCTTGGTCGTGTAGATGATATTGACCACTTGGGTAACCGTCGTATTCGTGCCGTTGGTGAATTGCTTGCTAACCAAGTACGTATCGGTTTGACTCGTATGGAACGTAACTTGCGTGAGCGTATGTCTGTTCAAGACAATGAAGTATTGACGCCACAACAAATCATCAATATCCGTCCTGTTACAGCCGCAATCAAAGAATTCTTTGGTTCATCTCAGTTGTCACAGTTCATGGACCAACACAACCCACTTTCTGAGTTGTCTCACAAACGCCGTTTGTCAGCCTTGGGACCTGGTGGTTTGACTCGTGACCGTGCTGGTTATGAGGTTCGAGACGTTCACTACACTCACTATGGTCGTATGTGTCCGATTGAAACGCCTGAGGGACCAAACATCGGTTTGATCAACAACTTATCTTCTTATGGTCACCTTAACAAGTATGGCTTCATCCAAACACCATACCGCAAGATTGACCGTGCAACTGGTACAGTTACAAACGAAATCGTTTGGTTGACAGCGGATGAAGAAGATGCCTACATCGTAGCACAATCAACATCAGCTCTTGATGAAAACAACCGTTTCGTTGATAAGATTGTTATGGGACGTCACCAAGGTAACAACCAAGAGTTCCCAGCAGATTCAGCAGACTTCATGGACGTTTCACCTAAACAGGTAGTTGCCGTTGCGACAGCATGTATTCCTTTCTTGGAAAACGATGACTCCAACCGTGCCCTCATGGGTGCCAACATGCAACGTCAGGCTGTCCCATTGATTGATCCGAAAGCACCATTTGTAGGGACTGGTATGGAATACCAGGCTGCACATGACTCAGGTGCGGCTATTATCGCTCAACATGATGGTAAGGTTGTTTTTGCAGATGCGGATAAGGTAGAAGTGCGTCGTGAAGATGGTTCGCTTGATGTCTACCACATTTCTAAATTCCGTCGTTCGAACTCTGGTACAGCCTATAACCAACGCACCCTTGTAAAATTGGGCGACATCGTTGAAAAAGGCGACTTCATCGCAGATGGACCTTCCATGGAAAACGGGGAAATGGCTCTTGGTCAAAACCCTATCGTTGCCTACATGACTTGGGAAGGTTACAACTTTGAGGATGCAGTTATCATGTCTGAACGCCTTGTGAAGGACGATGTGTTTACATCTGTTCACTTGGAAGAATACGAATCAGAAACACGTGATACTAAGTTAGGCCCTGAAGAAATCACTCGCGAAATTCCAAACGTTGGTGAAGATGCTCTTCGCAACTTGGACGAAATGGGGATTATTCGTATTGGTGCCGAAGTTAAAGAGGGCGACATTCTTGTTGGTAAAGTCACACCAAAAGGTGAAAAAGATCTTTCTGCTGAAGAGCGCCTCTTGCATGCAATCTTCGGTGACAAATCACGTGAAGTCCGTGATACTTCTCTTCGTGTACCTCACGGTGCCGATGGTGTCGTTCGTGATGTGAAAATCTTTACCCGTGCCAATGGTGATGAGTTGCAATCAGGTGTCAACATGCTGGTTCGTGTTTACATTGCTCAAAAACGTAAGATCAAGGTCGGAGATAAGATGGCCGGTCGTCACGGTAACAAGGGTGTCGTTTCACGTATTGTACCTGTTGAGGATATGCCATATCTTCCAGACGGAACACCAGTTGACATCATGTTGAACCCACTCGGGGTGCCATCACGTATGAACATCGGTCAGGTTATGGAGCTTCACTTGGGTATGGCGGCTCGCAACTTGGGCATTCATATCGCAACACCAGTTTTCGATGGTGCAAGTTCAGAAGATCTCTGGTCAACTGTTAAAGAAGCAGGTATGGATTCAGATGCCAAAACCATTCTTTACGATGGACGTACAGGTGAGCCATTTGACAACCGTGTATCTGTTGGTGTCATGTACATGATCAAGCTTCATCACATGGTTGATGATAAACTTCACGCCCGCTCAGTAGGACCATACTCACTCGTTACCCAACAGCCACTCGGAGGTAAGGCTCAGTTTGGTGGTCAGCGTTTCGGTGAGATGGAGGTTTGGGCCCTTGAAGCCTACGGTGCTTCAAACGTCCTACAAGAAATCTTGACTTACAAGTCAGATGATGTGACAGGCCGTCTTAAAGCCTATGAAGCCATCACTAAAGGTAAACCAATTCCAAAACCAGGTGTTCCAGAATCATTCCGCGTTCTTGTCAAAGAATTGCAATCACTTGGTTTGGATATGCGTGTCCTTGATGAAGACAACAATGAAGTAGAATTACGTGACCTTGATGAAGGTGAAGATGATGACATCATCCACGTAGACGATCTTGAAAAAGCACGTGCAAAAGCCGCAGCTGATGCAGCCGCAGCCTTTGCAGCAGAAGAAGCAGAAGGCAAAGAATAA
- a CDS encoding penicillin-binding protein — MNNKSEKQDLKKKVDIHQLENGFGIFLRTLKLLINSIVVLGFLIAIFGGGVGVGFVVSLFDKVEVPKTKELVEKVSEVSRISTITYSDGSLVSEVNSDLLRIPVTSEEVSDYLKQAVIATEDETFETHNGVVPKAVLRAALGSIGLGSSSGGSTLTQQLIKQQLVGDAPTFTRKANEIVSALALERNMKKNEILTIYLNVSPFGRNNQGKNIAGVEAAARGIFGKTAKELSVPQAAYIAGLPQSPIVYSPYASDGTRKSDDDMIYGIERYQDVLYNMYRASFLTKEEYEAYKDYDIKQDFIAPAPITSDTKDYLYYEVMEEAQQVMFDYLVKRDAVSENDLKNDDIKSSYEEMATQELSQGGYIIKSTVDKGIYSAMQSVVANYGSVLDNGNEYVETGSVLIDNSTGAILGFIGGRNFATNQNNHAFDTQRSPASTIKPLLAYGIAIDQGLLGSASILSNYPTNFSSGQPIMYGSSKGTGMMNLKTAIDMSVNIPAFWTYKMIQNAGVNAKDYMEKMNYHIPMYDIESVPLGGGVEISVLTNTNGYQTLANGGVYNKHYIVESITASDGTVVYQHEAAPVQVYSKATASIMNMLLRQVINSGYTSTFKSRLSSLNPQAATSDFVGKTGTSNEVNDVWLMLSTPKVTLGTWVGNDDNSEMYVWTGYYNNSQYVAYLVDALYNFKSDMFSGKFELDNSVISSNVVSSTGQRAGTVQVNGRRVTIGGATTTSYWAKNGAPVTNYNFMVGGTDSDKRQAWNTIIGSQTTTSSSSTQRSSSSRSSGTSSSSSNNDQDTDTQTSSSD; from the coding sequence ATGAATAACAAATCAGAAAAACAAGATTTAAAAAAGAAAGTTGATATTCATCAGTTAGAGAATGGTTTTGGAATCTTCCTTCGGACCCTTAAATTATTGATTAATTCGATAGTTGTCTTAGGATTTTTAATTGCTATTTTTGGTGGTGGGGTCGGAGTAGGCTTTGTTGTTAGTCTTTTCGACAAAGTTGAAGTGCCAAAAACAAAAGAGTTGGTTGAAAAGGTATCGGAAGTTAGTCGTATTTCAACAATAACTTATTCAGATGGTAGTTTAGTTTCAGAAGTAAATTCTGACTTATTACGTATACCAGTCACGTCTGAAGAGGTTTCGGATTATCTAAAGCAGGCAGTTATTGCTACAGAAGACGAAACCTTTGAGACGCATAATGGTGTTGTACCAAAAGCAGTATTACGTGCTGCTTTAGGATCTATCGGACTAGGATCTTCTAGTGGTGGCTCTACTTTGACCCAACAATTGATCAAACAACAATTGGTGGGTGATGCTCCAACCTTTACGCGAAAGGCTAATGAAATCGTTTCTGCTTTAGCTTTAGAGCGAAATATGAAAAAAAATGAGATATTAACAATTTATTTGAATGTCTCTCCTTTTGGACGAAACAATCAGGGTAAAAATATTGCAGGTGTAGAGGCAGCTGCAAGAGGGATCTTTGGAAAAACGGCTAAGGAGTTAAGCGTCCCACAGGCTGCTTATATCGCTGGATTGCCTCAAAGTCCTATTGTGTATTCTCCGTATGCTTCAGATGGAACACGGAAATCGGATGATGACATGATTTATGGAATTGAGCGTTATCAGGACGTTCTTTATAATATGTATCGGGCTTCTTTTTTGACTAAAGAGGAATACGAAGCTTATAAAGATTATGATATTAAGCAAGATTTTATCGCCCCTGCACCCATTACTTCAGATACAAAAGATTACCTCTATTATGAAGTTATGGAGGAGGCACAGCAGGTCATGTTTGATTATCTCGTTAAACGGGATGCAGTTTCTGAAAATGACTTGAAAAATGATGATATAAAATCATCATATGAGGAGATGGCGACTCAGGAATTAAGTCAAGGGGGATATATTATAAAGAGTACCGTTGATAAAGGCATCTATTCTGCAATGCAATCTGTCGTAGCGAATTACGGTTCAGTTCTAGACAATGGAAATGAATATGTTGAAACAGGAAGTGTTTTGATTGATAATAGTACAGGAGCTATTCTAGGATTTATTGGTGGTAGGAACTTTGCAACAAATCAAAATAACCACGCCTTCGACACACAACGGTCACCTGCTTCTACTATTAAACCATTGTTAGCTTATGGTATTGCTATTGATCAAGGATTGCTAGGGTCTGCAAGTATTCTATCTAATTATCCTACAAACTTCTCAAGTGGTCAGCCAATTATGTACGGCAGTAGTAAAGGTACTGGTATGATGAATTTAAAGACTGCTATTGATATGTCTGTAAATATCCCGGCTTTTTGGACTTATAAAATGATTCAAAACGCAGGGGTTAATGCTAAGGATTACATGGAAAAAATGAATTATCATATTCCAATGTATGATATTGAAAGTGTGCCATTAGGCGGAGGAGTTGAAATCTCTGTATTGACGAATACCAACGGCTATCAGACTTTAGCCAATGGCGGTGTTTATAATAAGCACTATATTGTTGAAAGTATCACTGCATCGGATGGAACGGTGGTATACCAGCACGAAGCTGCTCCCGTTCAAGTGTATTCAAAAGCTACGGCAAGCATTATGAATATGTTATTACGACAAGTGATTAATTCTGGTTACACCTCAACATTCAAAAGTCGATTAAGTAGTTTGAATCCTCAAGCCGCAACATCTGACTTCGTTGGAAAAACGGGTACAAGTAATGAGGTAAATGATGTTTGGTTAATGTTATCTACTCCGAAAGTAACCTTAGGAACATGGGTGGGGAATGATGACAACTCAGAAATGTATGTCTGGACAGGATACTATAATAATTCACAATACGTTGCATACCTTGTGGATGCATTATACAATTTCAAATCGGATATGTTTTCAGGTAAGTTTGAACTGGATAACAGTGTCATCTCCTCTAATGTTGTATCTTCTACTGGTCAACGTGCCGGAACAGTTCAGGTGAATGGTCGTCGAGTAACGATAGGTGGTGCGACCACAACAAGTTATTGGGCCAAAAACGGCGCACCTGTAACCAATTATAATTTCATGGTTGGAGGGACCGACAGCGATAAACGTCAGGCTTGGAATACTATAATTGGGTCGCAAACGACCACATCAAGTAGCTCAACTCAACGCAGTAGCTCTAGTCGAAGCAGTGGAACAAGTTCTTCGAGTTCAAATAATGACCAAGATACAGACACTCAGACATCTAGCAGTGACTAA
- a CDS encoding tyrosine--tRNA ligase, producing the protein MNIFEELKARGLVFQTTDEEALVKALTEGQVSYYSGYDPTADSLHLGHLVPILVCRHLQLAGHKPYALVGGATGLIGDPSFKDAERSLQTKDTVDGWVDKIQGQLSRFLDFENGDNKAEMVNNYDWFSDISFIDFLRDVGKYFTVNYMMSKDSVKKRIETGISYTEFAYQIMQGYDFYELNDKHNVTLQIGGSDQWGNMTAGTELLRRKADRTGHVMTVPLITDSTGKKFGKSEGNAVWLDADKTSPYEMYQFWLNVMDDDAVRFLKIFTFLSLDEIAEIEEQFNATRHERLAQKILAKEVVTLVHGEEAYNQALNITEQLFAGNIKNLSAKELKQGLSNVPNYAVQAEDNLNIVELLVTSGIVNSKRQAREDVANGAIYVNGERVQDLDYTLSDSDKIDGELTIIRRGKKKYSVLTY; encoded by the coding sequence ATGAACATTTTTGAAGAACTAAAAGCACGTGGCTTGGTCTTTCAAACAACTGATGAAGAAGCCCTAGTAAAAGCATTAACAGAAGGGCAAGTATCCTATTATTCTGGCTACGACCCAACTGCCGACAGCCTGCATTTGGGGCATTTGGTACCAATCCTCGTCTGCCGTCACTTGCAATTAGCAGGGCACAAACCTTACGCTCTAGTTGGTGGAGCTACTGGTCTGATTGGGGACCCTTCCTTCAAGGATGCGGAGCGGAGCTTGCAGACCAAAGACACCGTGGACGGTTGGGTTGATAAAATCCAAGGACAGCTTTCTCGCTTCTTGGATTTTGAAAATGGTGACAACAAGGCTGAAATGGTCAACAACTACGACTGGTTCTCAGACATCAGCTTTATCGACTTCCTCCGCGATGTCGGTAAATACTTCACTGTCAACTACATGATGAGCAAAGATTCTGTTAAAAAACGAATTGAAACAGGAATTTCTTACACTGAATTTGCATACCAAATCATGCAAGGCTATGATTTCTATGAGTTGAATGATAAGCATAATGTTACATTGCAAATTGGTGGTTCAGATCAATGGGGCAATATGACCGCCGGCACGGAATTGCTACGTCGCAAAGCTGATAGAACTGGTCACGTGATGACTGTTCCGCTCATCACTGACTCAACCGGTAAGAAATTTGGTAAGTCTGAGGGTAATGCTGTTTGGCTTGATGCTGATAAAACTTCTCCTTACGAAATGTACCAATTCTGGCTCAATGTCATGGACGACGATGCCGTTCGTTTCTTGAAAATCTTTACATTCTTATCACTAGATGAGATTGCAGAGATTGAAGAACAATTTAATGCAACCCGTCATGAACGTTTGGCTCAGAAAATTTTGGCTAAGGAAGTCGTGACATTAGTTCATGGTGAAGAAGCCTATAACCAAGCCCTTAACATTACTGAACAATTGTTCGCTGGCAATATCAAAAACCTATCCGCAAAAGAACTCAAACAGGGGCTTAGCAACGTTCCAAACTACGCTGTACAGGCTGAAGACAACCTCAACATTGTTGAACTCTTGGTTACCTCTGGTATTGTTAACTCAAAACGCCAAGCTCGTGAAGATGTAGCAAATGGTGCCATCTATGTCAACGGTGAACGTGTGCAGGATTTGGACTACACTCTTTCTGACAGCGACAAGATTGACGGCGAGTTGACCATTATCCGTCGTGGTAAGAAGAAATATTCTGTTTTGACTTATTAA
- a CDS encoding HIT family protein: MTCIFCHQLNENAILYQTKHFKVVWDIDPVQTAHLLIISKKHYDTLSQVPPAIRFELSNLEVLLTEKLCQALAIDGVTIACNDRLFDTGTHFHVHLIPRFQSDGFWDQISLAHVQLDLTHFLKAL; the protein is encoded by the coding sequence ATGACCTGCATTTTTTGCCACCAACTCAATGAAAATGCCATTCTCTACCAGACGAAGCATTTCAAAGTAGTCTGGGATATTGACCCTGTCCAAACTGCACATCTACTGATTATCAGCAAGAAACATTATGACACGCTCAGCCAAGTCCCTCCTGCTATTCGCTTTGAACTGTCGAACTTGGAAGTCTTGTTAACTGAAAAACTCTGTCAAGCATTGGCAATTGACGGTGTGACCATAGCTTGCAACGATCGCTTGTTTGACACTGGCACCCATTTCCACGTTCATCTCATCCCACGCTTTCAATCAGATGGCTTCTGGGACCAAATTTCGCTTGCACACGTGCAACTGGATTTGACTCATTTTCTCAAAGCATTATAA
- a CDS encoding PASTA domain-containing protein has translation MAQKNNLLKNLNKLVDIIPDTTKIIGDTVQAAAPIVDKALDRQHEKNLSQIQVPNVIDLDVEEAKRHLEEIGFRVTLTLVKPNKKYRQETTRDNEVVDMIPKAGKFDKGSLIKLYYINQEIIDASNQEVTIPNLIGLTIPEARDHLQEVGFKPAMEILTADAKYAKQKINVVIDMEPKANLFTTTAVKGSLIKLKYLDEETLEQSLQLASQAEENQLDVGQLFKQLPNLFGNKDIE, from the coding sequence ATGGCTCAAAAGAATAACCTGCTAAAAAATTTGAATAAGCTTGTTGATATTATCCCTGATACTACAAAAATAATAGGGGATACTGTTCAGGCTGCAGCTCCTATTGTTGATAAAGCTTTAGACCGTCAACACGAAAAAAATCTGAGTCAAATTCAGGTACCTAATGTTATCGACTTAGATGTGGAGGAAGCCAAACGCCACCTTGAAGAAATTGGTTTTCGAGTCACTCTCACTCTGGTGAAACCGAATAAAAAATACCGCCAGGAAACTACTCGAGACAATGAAGTAGTTGATATGATTCCAAAAGCAGGAAAATTCGATAAAGGAAGCCTCATCAAACTCTACTATATCAACCAAGAAATTATTGATGCGAGTAATCAAGAAGTTACAATTCCAAATCTCATAGGACTAACCATTCCAGAGGCTCGCGACCACTTGCAGGAAGTCGGTTTCAAACCAGCAATGGAAATTCTCACAGCAGATGCCAAGTATGCAAAACAAAAAATAAATGTTGTGATTGATATGGAGCCAAAGGCAAACCTCTTTACAACAACAGCTGTGAAAGGTAGCCTCATCAAGTTAAAATATCTAGATGAAGAAACATTGGAACAAAGCCTACAGTTAGCTAGCCAAGCCGAAGAAAATCAATTAGATGTGGGGCAACTATTCAAACAGCTTCCAAATCTATTTGGAAACAAGGATATCGAATAA
- a CDS encoding heavy-metal-associated domain-containing protein gives MKQTLKLKNLSCQNCVKHVTNHFLDLDGVEEVKIQLDQQLAEVETSVAYDLKRYQEVLDDTIYEVEELV, from the coding sequence ATGAAACAAACCTTGAAATTGAAAAATTTATCTTGTCAAAACTGTGTGAAGCATGTGACCAATCATTTCTTGGACTTGGACGGGGTGGAAGAGGTGAAAATCCAGCTGGATCAGCAGTTGGCGGAGGTGGAAACCTCTGTGGCCTATGACTTGAAACGGTACCAAGAGGTGCTGGATGATACAATCTATGAAGTGGAAGAGTTGGTATAA